In Spirosoma aureum, a single genomic region encodes these proteins:
- a CDS encoding M1 family metallopeptidase, with product MQKIILLVTSLTMSTWYAQAQAPTPSTQHANTRFEQLGPILPTPNTFRTASGAPGKDYYQNRADYDIKATLDDTNQKITASETITYHNNSTDALPYIWLQLDQNLFKPDATGRTSQTNSISAERGSSFQQLGAMTALTNKDYGQKITSVRDQAGKPIKYTINQTMMRIDLPQPLAPGKSFVFSIDWNFKIVDVKSVGARSGYEFFPKDGNYVYEIAQWFPRLCAYSDVTGWQNKQFLGQGEFTLIFGNYKVALTVPNDHVVGATGELQNPTQVLTSTQQKRWNEAKGRGDKPGENPVQIVTQAEAEAAEKAKPGDVKGTKTWIYKADNVRDFAFASSRKFIWDALQPNVEGKRVWAMSLYPKEANPLWGQYSTRLVAHTLRSYSSRTIAYPYPVAYSVHGPVGGMEYPMISFNGARPESDGTYSEGTKNFLISVVIHEVGHNFFPMIVNSDERQWSWMDEGLNSFLEGLACLEWDADFPAHGIDPQYIVPYMQLDSTQQVSIMSSSDNIPRNTFGPNAYTKPATALNILRETVMGRELFDYAFKEYARRWAFKSPEPADFFRTLEDASGVDLDWFWKGWFFSVQPVDQSLVKVDWFQTNSQNPEITKAEARKAAQQRLNTISKQRDALSKDETVVAQDSSMRDFYNRYDPYAVTDEDRKKYQDYLASLSAEERLLAEAGTNFYTLSLKNKGGIPMPVIVRMEFEDGTDSVARFPAEIWRFNDVSIKKVIATSKKVKQWTLDPYYEIADINTEDNTFPPMAQPTRFQLFKQRQGGGAAGPNPMQQQRQQSPARQGTGRN from the coding sequence ATGCAAAAGATAATTTTGCTGGTAACGAGTTTAACCATGTCAACATGGTATGCGCAAGCTCAGGCACCAACTCCTTCGACCCAACATGCCAACACGCGCTTTGAGCAGCTTGGGCCGATATTGCCTACACCCAACACATTTCGAACAGCCTCTGGTGCGCCCGGAAAGGATTATTATCAAAATCGTGCCGACTATGATATTAAAGCTACGCTCGACGATACCAATCAGAAAATAACTGCATCTGAAACGATTACTTACCATAATAATTCGACGGATGCGCTTCCCTATATCTGGCTTCAGCTCGATCAGAATCTGTTCAAGCCTGATGCCACTGGCCGAACATCACAAACCAATAGCATCAGTGCCGAACGCGGATCATCGTTTCAGCAACTGGGTGCCATGACGGCTCTCACTAATAAAGATTACGGGCAGAAAATCACTTCTGTTCGCGATCAGGCCGGGAAGCCAATTAAATATACCATTAACCAGACCATGATGCGGATCGATTTACCGCAGCCACTGGCACCAGGGAAATCGTTTGTCTTTTCAATCGACTGGAACTTCAAAATTGTTGACGTTAAAAGTGTTGGCGCCCGGTCGGGTTATGAATTCTTCCCAAAAGATGGCAATTACGTCTATGAAATTGCTCAATGGTTTCCACGGCTGTGTGCCTATAGCGATGTGACCGGCTGGCAAAACAAGCAGTTTCTGGGCCAGGGAGAATTCACGCTGATTTTTGGCAATTATAAAGTTGCACTGACAGTTCCCAACGACCATGTCGTTGGCGCTACCGGCGAACTTCAGAACCCAACACAGGTTCTGACCTCCACGCAGCAAAAACGCTGGAACGAGGCAAAAGGTCGGGGCGATAAGCCGGGCGAAAATCCCGTGCAGATTGTGACACAGGCCGAAGCTGAAGCGGCCGAAAAAGCCAAGCCAGGTGATGTTAAAGGGACCAAAACCTGGATTTATAAGGCTGATAACGTCCGTGATTTTGCCTTTGCCAGCAGTCGGAAATTCATCTGGGATGCGCTTCAACCAAACGTAGAAGGGAAACGAGTTTGGGCAATGTCATTATACCCTAAAGAAGCCAATCCACTTTGGGGCCAGTATTCTACCCGACTTGTGGCCCATACGCTCCGCTCCTACTCAAGTCGGACCATTGCTTATCCGTATCCAGTAGCCTACTCCGTTCACGGACCCGTTGGCGGCATGGAATATCCCATGATTTCGTTCAATGGCGCTCGCCCTGAGTCAGATGGCACCTATTCGGAGGGCACCAAAAATTTCCTCATTTCGGTCGTTATTCACGAGGTTGGGCATAACTTCTTTCCGATGATCGTCAACTCCGACGAACGGCAATGGTCGTGGATGGACGAAGGCTTAAACAGTTTTCTGGAGGGGCTAGCCTGTCTGGAATGGGATGCTGATTTCCCTGCACACGGTATCGATCCTCAATATATTGTGCCGTATATGCAGCTCGATTCCACGCAACAGGTCTCAATCATGAGTAGCTCGGATAATATTCCGAGAAATACGTTCGGACCAAATGCCTATACAAAACCTGCTACGGCACTGAACATTCTTCGGGAGACGGTAATGGGCCGTGAGCTGTTCGATTATGCCTTTAAAGAATATGCCCGTCGGTGGGCCTTCAAATCGCCCGAGCCGGCCGATTTTTTCAGAACCTTGGAAGACGCATCGGGTGTTGACCTCGACTGGTTCTGGAAAGGCTGGTTCTTTAGCGTTCAGCCCGTTGATCAGTCGTTGGTAAAAGTTGATTGGTTTCAGACTAATTCGCAGAATCCGGAAATAACGAAGGCCGAAGCCCGGAAAGCGGCTCAACAACGATTAAATACGATCAGCAAACAACGCGACGCGCTGAGCAAGGATGAGACCGTCGTTGCGCAGGACAGCAGCATGCGTGACTTCTACAATCGCTATGATCCCTATGCGGTTACCGATGAAGATCGCAAAAAGTATCAGGATTATCTGGCCTCGCTCTCGGCCGAAGAACGTCTACTGGCCGAAGCCGGTACAAATTTCTACACACTGTCACTCAAAAATAAAGGCGGCATACCCATGCCGGTCATTGTCCGGATGGAGTTTGAAGACGGCACCGACTCAGTAGCTCGCTTTCCGGCCGAAATCTGGCGCTTCAATGACGTATCGATTAAAAAAGTAATCGCAACGTCTAAGAAAGTGAAGCAATGGACGCTCGACCCTTATTATGAGATCGCAGACATCAATACTGAAGACAATACGTTCCCGCCAATGGCACAGCCAACGCGCTTCCAGTTGTTTAAGCAACGACAGGGTGGAGGAGCAGCTGGACCTAATCCAATGCAGCAACAACGTCAACAATCACCGGCCAGGCAAGGAACCGGTCGAAATTAA
- a CDS encoding ExbD/TolR family protein, with amino-acid sequence MPAVKIKRASSTVDMTAMCDVAFLLLTFFILTAQFRSQDAATIETPSSISGIKVPDSDIMTIGLGRDGKVYFGIDNAQNRIAMLDNIAAAKGLTFTNNEKKEFSLMSNFGLPINQLKSYLSLPKEQQAKVKQPGIPTDSTGAAPTNELKDWVFNARKANNGLRIALKGDNLAKFPEFKNVLATLQAQNINKFNLITGTEAPPAGWKAD; translated from the coding sequence ATGCCAGCAGTTAAAATTAAACGTGCCAGTTCCACAGTGGACATGACGGCAATGTGCGACGTGGCGTTTCTGTTGCTGACGTTCTTTATCCTGACTGCCCAATTCCGGTCGCAGGATGCAGCAACCATCGAAACCCCGTCGTCGATCTCCGGCATTAAAGTTCCCGATAGTGATATTATGACTATTGGACTCGGCCGGGATGGTAAAGTCTATTTCGGTATCGACAATGCACAGAACCGCATTGCCATGCTGGATAACATTGCTGCAGCGAAAGGTCTTACGTTCACCAACAATGAAAAGAAAGAGTTCTCGCTGATGTCAAACTTTGGATTACCCATTAATCAGTTAAAATCGTATCTGAGCCTACCTAAGGAACAACAGGCAAAAGTCAAACAGCCTGGCATTCCGACTGATTCGACGGGTGCTGCTCCTACAAATGAACTGAAAGACTGGGTTTTCAATGCCCGTAAGGCTAATAACGGACTACGAATTGCGCTGAAAGGTGATAACCTCGCTAAATTCCCCGAGTTCAAGAACGTATTAGCTACGCTTCAAGCGCAAAATATTAACAAATTCAACCTGATAACAGGAACAGAAGCTCCTCCAGCGGGTTGGAAAGCAGACTAA
- a CDS encoding MotA/TolQ/ExbB proton channel family protein yields the protein MKTQTPSPAPAKAAAPKKKSGGLNPALVIPVLLVIGILTYMFVFGDGSHFQEGDNTKEPLPGDYFGTVYKGGFIVPILFTCFLTVLVFSIERFITIGRANGTGSIDDFVRKVKSLLDRNEVAAAIQECDKQKGSIGNVVKTALLKYQQLATDTQLDKEQKLVALQKEVEEATTLELPMLEKNLTIIATLASVSTLIALLGTVLGMIRAFAAMGATGQPDTGALSTGISEALVNTALGIGTAAIATIMYSYFTSRIDVLTYNIDEIGLSIQQNFAAHY from the coding sequence ATGAAAACACAAACTCCTTCTCCAGCACCAGCCAAAGCAGCGGCACCAAAAAAGAAGTCAGGTGGCTTAAATCCCGCACTCGTAATTCCAGTTCTGCTGGTGATTGGTATCCTGACGTACATGTTCGTCTTTGGTGATGGCAGCCACTTTCAGGAAGGTGACAATACGAAAGAACCACTACCCGGCGACTACTTCGGTACCGTATACAAGGGCGGCTTTATCGTACCGATTCTGTTTACCTGTTTCTTAACCGTATTGGTGTTCTCGATCGAACGCTTTATCACCATCGGCCGTGCAAATGGCACTGGTTCGATTGATGACTTTGTCCGTAAGGTGAAGTCCCTGCTCGACCGCAATGAAGTAGCTGCGGCTATTCAGGAGTGCGACAAGCAGAAAGGCTCTATCGGCAACGTTGTTAAAACAGCCTTGCTGAAATATCAACAACTGGCTACGGATACCCAGTTAGACAAAGAGCAAAAACTGGTAGCTCTGCAAAAAGAAGTGGAAGAAGCTACCACGCTCGAATTGCCAATGCTGGAAAAGAACCTGACGATCATCGCTACGCTGGCTTCGGTTTCTACACTGATCGCCCTGCTCGGAACGGTACTTGGTATGATCCGGGCCTTCGCAGCCATGGGTGCTACGGGTCAACCAGATACAGGTGCTCTTTCGACGGGTATCTCTGAGGCCCTTGTAAACACGGCTCTTGGTATCGGTACTGCTGCTATTGCAACGATCATGTATAGCTACTTTACCAGCCGGATTGACGTTCTGACCTACAACATCGACGAAATCGGCCTGAGCATCCAGCAGAACTTTGCTGCTCACTATTAG
- a CDS encoding HupE/UreJ family protein produces the protein MDDFLIYLRLGFDHITDPSGYDHILFVIALCAVYTLRQWRQVLILVTAFTIGHSITLALATLQLITYKTALIELLIPITILITAITNFFFQETKSRSLVSSKQSGRPWRYGLALAFGLIHGMGFSNYLRSLLGREADIVKPLLAFNIGLELGQLVIVSIILAIAYIVLDILRSSRLRWTLIVSGMVAGMALSLIINNEYLSELLK, from the coding sequence ATGGATGACTTTTTAATTTACCTCCGCTTGGGTTTCGACCATATTACGGACCCCAGTGGTTATGATCACATTTTATTTGTCATTGCCCTTTGCGCCGTTTATACACTCAGACAATGGCGACAGGTACTTATTTTAGTGACCGCTTTTACAATAGGTCATTCGATTACCTTAGCGCTGGCTACACTCCAGCTCATTACCTACAAAACCGCGCTGATCGAATTACTGATCCCGATCACAATTCTTATCACAGCCATTACGAATTTCTTTTTTCAGGAGACGAAATCGCGGTCGCTGGTTTCGTCGAAACAATCGGGACGTCCCTGGCGCTATGGATTGGCACTGGCATTCGGGCTGATTCACGGCATGGGATTCTCCAATTATCTGCGTAGTCTGTTAGGTCGAGAAGCCGATATCGTTAAGCCATTACTAGCATTTAATATTGGGCTGGAACTTGGGCAACTGGTTATTGTCAGTATCATACTGGCGATTGCCTATATCGTGCTTGACATACTCCGAAGCAGCCGACTTCGCTGGACACTGATTGTATCGGGTATGGTGGCCGGAATGGCTTTATCGCTCATTATTAATAACGAGTATTTGAGCGAGTTACTGAAATAA
- a CDS encoding energy transducer TonB — MAELESQATLDDIVFANRNKAYGAYDLRKSYPKTVTRALIIGGILFTLGVLTPTIITALTPEKQEQAMVEVDLMKLPPPPIDPNEPPPPPPPPVELPKVNTVKFLPPEVKPDEEVPEETPPPAVEELKEAVAAEKTQEGDPNAEEVIAAPEASAAPTKVEAAVEAAPKEEEIFTVVEQQPEFQGGMAALGQYLSKNLRYPAAAQRANVSGRVFVSFVVNTDGSIQDVQVLKGLGFGTDEEAQRVVKGMPKWRPGKQSGRPVRVKYNLPINFTLE; from the coding sequence ATGGCAGAACTAGAATCCCAGGCAACGCTCGATGATATCGTGTTTGCCAATCGGAACAAAGCATATGGTGCCTACGATCTGCGGAAATCGTATCCAAAGACCGTTACGCGTGCCTTAATTATTGGTGGTATTCTGTTTACGCTTGGCGTACTGACACCGACCATCATTACGGCTTTGACCCCGGAAAAACAAGAGCAGGCAATGGTTGAGGTGGATCTGATGAAGCTCCCACCACCGCCAATTGACCCGAATGAACCACCGCCACCGCCACCACCACCGGTCGAACTACCGAAGGTGAATACAGTGAAATTCCTTCCGCCGGAAGTAAAGCCGGATGAGGAAGTACCGGAAGAAACTCCGCCACCAGCCGTTGAAGAGCTTAAAGAAGCCGTTGCTGCTGAAAAAACCCAGGAAGGTGACCCGAATGCTGAGGAAGTAATTGCTGCTCCTGAAGCTTCGGCAGCCCCTACCAAAGTTGAAGCTGCTGTTGAAGCTGCACCGAAAGAAGAAGAAATCTTTACGGTCGTAGAACAACAACCAGAATTCCAGGGTGGTATGGCCGCATTAGGCCAATACCTGAGCAAAAACCTTCGCTATCCGGCAGCCGCTCAGCGGGCCAACGTTTCAGGACGTGTGTTCGTTAGCTTCGTTGTTAATACCGACGGTAGTATTCAGGACGTACAGGTGTTGAAAGGTCTGGGCTTCGGTACAGATGAAGAAGCACAGCGTGTGGTAAAGGGTATGCCAAAGTGGCGCCCAGGCAAACAGTCAGGCCGTCCAGTTCGGGTAAAGTATAATCTACCGATCAACTTCACGCTGGAATAA
- a CDS encoding PstS family phosphate ABC transporter substrate-binding protein has translation MIRSGIGGFALLLGLLGCDSGKPALDNPSRGSIVIAADESFRPLVTQLTSAYSGIYPDAHFKIIYTPEQEAINLMLKDSARIAFTTRMLSTNEKAVLNQRKIVGSTTKLATDGVALIINKANNDSLLTMSELKQVFTGKLAQWSQLKDGNQSGPITLVFDNNNSSNLDFILHTFGITDVRGLRIFTTKSNREVIDFVRKNPSALGFIGVNWISDGDEPLTAELSKDLRVVGISSKENPTKRADYFQPFQEDLGMQRYPLRRPVYVLSRESHPGLGGGLVNYVMRDAGSLIIYKLGLWPSIAYNREVNLRK, from the coding sequence ATGATTAGATCAGGAATTGGAGGGTTCGCCCTTCTACTAGGATTGCTTGGCTGTGATAGTGGAAAGCCAGCTTTGGATAATCCATCCAGAGGCTCTATCGTAATAGCAGCCGACGAGTCATTCCGGCCATTGGTTACCCAGTTAACGTCGGCCTACTCAGGCATTTATCCTGACGCCCATTTTAAAATAATTTATACGCCTGAACAGGAGGCAATTAACCTAATGCTAAAGGATAGCGCCCGGATTGCTTTTACGACCCGAATGCTATCGACCAACGAAAAGGCGGTTTTAAATCAACGGAAGATTGTCGGGTCAACAACCAAATTGGCCACCGATGGTGTAGCGCTTATAATCAACAAAGCCAACAACGATAGTTTGTTAACAATGAGTGAGCTGAAACAGGTCTTCACCGGAAAGCTCGCTCAATGGTCGCAATTGAAAGATGGAAATCAGTCAGGTCCCATTACGCTGGTATTTGATAATAATAACTCCAGTAATCTGGATTTTATCCTGCATACCTTCGGAATTACTGATGTTAGAGGGCTGCGCATTTTCACGACGAAATCAAACCGGGAGGTTATAGATTTTGTCCGAAAGAATCCATCCGCATTAGGCTTTATTGGTGTAAACTGGATTAGTGACGGCGATGAACCACTCACGGCCGAGCTTTCTAAAGATCTGCGCGTTGTTGGTATTTCGTCAAAAGAGAACCCAACAAAACGAGCTGATTACTTTCAACCATTTCAGGAAGATTTAGGGATGCAGCGATATCCTTTACGAAGACCTGTCTACGTACTGAGTCGTGAATCACATCCGGGGTTGGGTGGAGGGCTCGTAAATTACGTTATGCGGGATGCGGGGTCACTTATTATTTACAAACTTGGACTCTGGCCTTCAATTGCTTATAATCGGGAGGTAAACCTCAGGAAATAA
- a CDS encoding ExbD/TolR family protein, with protein MAEINTGGGGGKHDGGKVRSKKASTRVDMTPMVDLGFLLITFFILATTLSKPSSMTLNVPDKTKTEETEPIKASNVMTIFLGKDNKAHYIFGKAANEDPEVKTVGYGYEFRQALQENAKKVGGEKFVVVIKPTKLSTYKNMVDVLDEMAITKLKRYALVDQLTADEKKLLKDKAKLDT; from the coding sequence ATGGCAGAAATTAACACCGGTGGTGGTGGTGGTAAGCATGATGGTGGTAAGGTACGGTCCAAGAAGGCGTCTACCCGTGTGGATATGACGCCAATGGTAGACTTGGGCTTCCTTCTAATCACCTTTTTCATCTTAGCCACCACCTTGAGCAAGCCATCTTCGATGACGCTCAACGTACCGGATAAAACCAAAACAGAAGAAACGGAGCCAATCAAAGCCTCCAACGTAATGACGATCTTTCTCGGGAAAGACAATAAAGCCCACTATATTTTTGGTAAGGCTGCCAATGAAGATCCCGAAGTAAAGACTGTTGGCTACGGGTACGAATTCCGGCAGGCACTTCAGGAAAACGCAAAAAAAGTGGGTGGCGAAAAGTTTGTCGTCGTTATCAAGCCAACGAAACTATCAACTTACAAGAATATGGTTGATGTACTGGATGAAATGGCAATTACCAAACTTAAGCGTTACGCGCTGGTAGACCAGTTGACCGCGGACGAGAAGAAGCTGCTCAAAGACAAAGCAAAATTAGACACCTAA
- a CDS encoding M1 family metallopeptidase produces the protein MRKTVLMAGLTLWSAALLAQAPTAPTQNANTRFEQLGPTLPTPNTFRTAAGAPGKDYFQNRADYDIKVELDDANQKIIGTETVTYHNNSTDELPFIWLQLDQNLFAKGSTGSVTRTGGVNESGMSFAQLQNLTSVRERSSQQATDKYGYKITSVKDSKSGSPLKYTINQTMMRIDLPAPLKPGASYSFNVDWNYFVTEYYGRSGMEFFAKDGNYNYFIAHWFPRLCAYNDVNGWQNKQFLGQGEFTLIFGNYKVAITAPGDHIVGATGECQNYKQVLSATQQKRLAQAATSKNPVVIVTQDEAEAALKTKPSDKVSKKTWVFAATNVRDFAFTSSRRFIWDAMQTDVYGDGRKIWSMSYYAKEGNPLWGQYSTRVVEHTLKSYGNRTIKYPYPVAISCHATSGGGMEYPMISFNGGRPEADGTYSEQTKAGMIGVIIHEVGHNFFPMIVNSDERQWTWMDEGLNTFCQYLAEKEWDYNFPSRRGEPQYIVDYMKSDKSVLSPIMTSSDNVISLGPNAYAKPATALNILRETVMGRELFDYAFKEYARRWAFKSPEPADFFRTLEDASGVDLDWFWKGWFYGVEPVDQDLVEVDWFKVDAGDPVATKAAAKAEAQRRAGTISKQRDAATKAETVVAKDSTMKDFYNSYDPYAVTDTDKKKYQDYLATLSEDERKSLEANAGTNFYTLSLKNKGGIPMPVIIRMQFEDGTDSVARFPAEIWRFNDVSIKKVIATPKKVTQWTLDPYQEIADIDAENNSFPRVAQPTRFQLFKQQQRFGPQGPNPMQQQRRATPPPATQGSGKN, from the coding sequence ATGAGAAAAACAGTGTTGATGGCTGGTCTGACCCTTTGGTCGGCAGCTTTATTGGCCCAGGCCCCAACCGCTCCGACCCAAAACGCCAATACGCGTTTTGAACAGCTCGGGCCAACGCTGCCTACGCCAAACACCTTCCGTACGGCCGCTGGTGCACCTGGAAAAGACTATTTTCAGAATCGTGCCGATTATGACATCAAGGTCGAACTCGATGATGCGAATCAGAAAATTATCGGTACAGAAACCGTTACCTATCATAATAATTCAACCGATGAGCTGCCCTTCATCTGGCTTCAGCTCGACCAGAATCTATTCGCCAAAGGGTCGACTGGTAGTGTAACCCGCACAGGTGGCGTTAACGAAAGCGGAATGAGTTTCGCCCAGTTGCAGAATCTGACGTCTGTTCGCGAGCGCAGCAGCCAGCAGGCTACTGATAAGTATGGCTACAAGATTACTTCCGTTAAGGACTCGAAATCAGGCAGCCCGCTTAAATATACGATCAACCAAACCATGATGCGAATTGATCTGCCAGCCCCTTTGAAACCCGGTGCCAGCTATTCATTCAACGTAGACTGGAACTACTTCGTCACCGAATACTACGGTCGGAGCGGTATGGAGTTTTTCGCGAAAGATGGGAACTACAACTACTTCATTGCCCACTGGTTTCCCCGTTTGTGCGCGTATAACGACGTGAACGGCTGGCAGAACAAACAGTTTCTGGGTCAGGGCGAGTTTACCCTGATTTTTGGCAACTACAAAGTTGCCATTACTGCTCCCGGCGATCACATTGTTGGTGCAACAGGCGAGTGCCAGAACTATAAGCAGGTACTTTCGGCTACCCAACAGAAGCGTTTGGCACAAGCCGCTACGTCTAAAAACCCAGTTGTTATCGTGACGCAGGACGAAGCCGAGGCAGCTCTAAAAACCAAACCAAGCGACAAGGTAAGCAAGAAGACGTGGGTGTTTGCCGCAACAAACGTACGCGATTTTGCTTTCACAAGTAGCCGTCGGTTTATTTGGGATGCTATGCAGACCGATGTTTATGGCGATGGACGAAAAATCTGGTCGATGTCTTATTATGCCAAAGAAGGTAACCCGCTTTGGGGACAGTATTCGACACGCGTAGTTGAACACACGCTGAAATCATACGGAAATCGGACGATCAAATACCCCTATCCAGTAGCAATTTCTTGCCATGCCACGTCTGGTGGCGGTATGGAGTATCCCATGATTTCGTTCAATGGCGGTCGCCCGGAAGCCGATGGGACTTATTCTGAACAAACGAAAGCGGGTATGATCGGTGTGATTATTCACGAGGTTGGGCATAACTTCTTCCCGATGATCGTCAACTCCGACGAACGGCAATGGACCTGGATGGACGAAGGGCTGAACACATTCTGTCAATACTTGGCTGAGAAAGAATGGGATTACAATTTTCCAAGCCGCCGGGGCGAACCTCAATATATTGTCGACTACATGAAGTCCGACAAATCGGTGCTCTCGCCCATTATGACCTCGTCCGATAACGTTATTAGCCTCGGCCCTAATGCGTACGCAAAACCTGCTACGGCACTGAACATTCTTCGGGAGACGGTAATGGGCCGTGAGCTGTTCGATTATGCCTTCAAAGAATATGCCCGTCGGTGGGCCTTCAAATCGCCCGAGCCGGCCGATTTCTTCAGAACCCTCGAAGATGCGTCGGGAGTTGACCTCGACTGGTTCTGGAAAGGCTGGTTTTACGGTGTTGAACCCGTCGATCAGGATCTTGTGGAAGTCGACTGGTTTAAAGTAGATGCCGGCGATCCGGTAGCAACAAAAGCGGCAGCAAAAGCCGAAGCCCAGCGTCGGGCCGGAACTATCAGCAAACAGCGTGATGCAGCCACCAAGGCAGAGACGGTTGTCGCGAAAGATTCGACCATGAAGGATTTTTATAACAGCTACGATCCTTATGCCGTTACGGATACTGATAAAAAGAAATATCAGGATTATCTGGCAACGCTAAGCGAAGATGAACGCAAGTCCCTTGAAGCGAATGCTGGCACTAATTTTTATACCCTATCACTCAAGAACAAAGGTGGCATACCCATGCCGGTTATCATCCGGATGCAATTTGAAGACGGCACCGACTCGGTAGCTCGTTTCCCGGCAGAAATCTGGCGCTTCAATGATGTATCTATCAAAAAGGTCATTGCTACTCCAAAGAAAGTGACTCAATGGACGCTGGACCCGTATCAGGAGATTGCGGACATTGATGCTGAAAACAACTCGTTCCCGCGTGTAGCTCAGCCTACGCGCTTCCAGTTGTTCAAACAACAGCAACGGTTTGGTCCACAGGGGCCTAACCCGATGCAGCAACAGCGTCGGGCTACTCCGCCACCTGCTACCCAGGGAAGCGGCAAAAATTAA
- a CDS encoding SGNH/GDSL hydrolase family protein, which translates to MQTILTDELPALNKDLLRISRQKKAFTFWGLIILITLSLLLICYVYDNFITNGDGLVANFAYKNIAKLSIIVTLIGFFLHLMLLARHKLIQNLSLTLLSALFFLMLLETIGHIVLGLQLVKSSPFVFRRFYVSPGVIAIRPFPAGDLNPIAGRSHLPNGNDRFVNCEGDSIQRSYNSVGAMDRERSLTNLYPQRKRVAIVGDSFMEGYLVNEPYRFSSILERETGAEHLNFAVNGSNPVHYFLMYKGVVKQFDHDIVIVGFLPANDFEILDERQDYTRVDWPSYVPYWHGKAPDYTLKYSLANTSQALSSGHQTNSKVLKVVDSLYSSLSFGNKLKADLLAHSSLFRLLGEANAKSFQSGQMTRYQSFNEEQWQYVRQSLTQLIKEAKGKQVLILSLPTLADLSALKQGAENRIDPLLSDFCRTNGATFISLAPAFLTYKGALASLYISCDGHWSKQGEAFAADFVLHHPAYRNLLTMP; encoded by the coding sequence ATGCAAACGATATTGACAGATGAACTGCCTGCCCTGAACAAAGACCTTCTCCGTATATCGCGTCAAAAAAAAGCGTTTACATTTTGGGGGCTGATCATACTTATAACGTTAAGCCTACTACTAATCTGTTATGTATATGATAATTTTATCACTAATGGAGATGGATTAGTTGCCAACTTCGCCTATAAAAATATTGCGAAACTTAGTATAATAGTTACCCTAATTGGATTCTTTCTGCATTTAATGCTGCTAGCACGGCATAAATTGATACAAAACCTTTCGCTTACTTTACTATCTGCCCTTTTTTTCCTGATGCTGTTAGAGACAATAGGGCATATAGTATTAGGCCTACAGCTTGTCAAAAGCTCTCCATTTGTATTTAGACGATTTTATGTTTCTCCGGGTGTTATCGCAATTCGCCCCTTTCCGGCTGGAGATTTAAATCCAATAGCAGGGCGCTCTCATTTGCCAAATGGTAATGATCGATTTGTGAATTGTGAAGGGGATTCGATTCAACGTTCCTATAACTCTGTTGGGGCTATGGACCGTGAACGGTCTTTAACCAATTTATATCCGCAAAGAAAACGAGTAGCTATAGTAGGTGATTCGTTCATGGAAGGATATCTGGTTAATGAGCCTTATCGATTCTCATCTATATTAGAACGCGAGACCGGGGCTGAACATCTGAATTTTGCCGTAAATGGCTCTAATCCTGTTCATTATTTCCTCATGTACAAAGGAGTTGTCAAACAGTTCGACCATGATATTGTAATTGTGGGTTTTTTGCCTGCCAATGATTTTGAAATCCTAGATGAACGACAGGATTATACGCGTGTAGATTGGCCAAGTTATGTACCTTACTGGCATGGTAAAGCACCTGATTATACACTTAAATATAGCCTGGCCAATACGAGTCAGGCTCTGTCTAGTGGTCATCAGACTAACTCGAAAGTATTGAAAGTTGTTGATTCATTGTATTCTTCACTGTCATTTGGCAATAAACTAAAAGCTGATTTATTGGCTCATTCCAGTTTGTTTCGGCTATTGGGAGAAGCTAATGCTAAAAGCTTTCAAAGTGGGCAGATGACCAGATATCAGTCATTTAATGAAGAGCAGTGGCAATATGTTCGTCAGTCGCTTACCCAATTGATCAAAGAAGCCAAAGGAAAACAAGTACTAATTCTCTCATTACCTACTTTGGCCGATCTTTCGGCATTGAAACAAGGGGCCGAAAATCGAATTGATCCCCTTTTGTCCGATTTCTGCCGTACAAATGGAGCTACTTTTATTTCTCTTGCTCCAGCTTTTCTGACTTATAAAGGCGCTTTAGCCAGTTTATACATCAGTTGCGATGGTCACTGGTCGAAACAGGGAGAAGCTTTTGCGGCCGATTTTGTATTGCACCATCCTGCGTATCGTAATTTGCTTACTATGCCCTAA